The following are from one region of the Methyloversatilis discipulorum genome:
- the argC gene encoding N-acetyl-gamma-glutamyl-phosphate reductase, giving the protein MGIKAGIVGGTGYTGVELLRLLARHPEVELSAITSRGDAGRPVADMFPSLRGHVDLAFSDPAQAGLENCDVVFFATPNGIAMQQVPALLEAGVKVVDLAADFRLKDEAAWEKWYGMPHACPDVLKTAIYGLPEVNREQVRTARLVANPGCYPTAVQLGFIPLIEAGVIDRATLIADAKSGVSGAGRKAEVHTLFAEAGDNFKAYGVGGHRHLPEIRQGLAAVAGADVGLTFVPHLTPLIRGIHATLYARLTKDCDLQALFENRYRGERFVDVLPAGSHPETRSVRASNTCRIAVHRPQGGDTVVVLSVIDNLVKGAAGQAVQNMNLMFGFDESCGLELVPVLP; this is encoded by the coding sequence GTGGGTATCAAGGCGGGCATCGTTGGCGGAACAGGCTACACCGGGGTCGAATTGCTGCGCCTATTGGCGCGCCACCCCGAGGTCGAGCTGTCGGCCATCACTTCGCGCGGCGATGCGGGGCGTCCGGTAGCGGACATGTTTCCCAGCCTGCGCGGTCATGTCGATCTCGCTTTTTCGGACCCGGCCCAGGCTGGGCTGGAGAACTGCGACGTCGTCTTCTTTGCGACGCCGAACGGCATCGCGATGCAGCAGGTGCCTGCGCTGCTCGAAGCCGGGGTGAAAGTGGTCGATCTGGCCGCGGATTTCCGGTTGAAGGACGAAGCGGCGTGGGAAAAGTGGTACGGCATGCCGCATGCGTGCCCTGACGTACTGAAGACCGCGATCTACGGCTTGCCGGAAGTCAATCGTGAGCAGGTGCGCACGGCGCGGCTGGTGGCCAATCCTGGCTGCTATCCGACGGCGGTGCAACTCGGATTCATTCCGCTGATCGAGGCGGGCGTCATCGACCGCGCTACGCTGATCGCCGATGCGAAGTCGGGTGTATCCGGTGCGGGGCGCAAGGCCGAGGTGCACACCTTGTTCGCGGAGGCTGGGGACAACTTCAAGGCTTACGGTGTCGGTGGGCACCGGCATCTACCCGAGATACGCCAGGGGCTGGCCGCCGTGGCCGGTGCCGACGTGGGCCTGACTTTCGTACCTCATTTGACACCATTGATTCGTGGCATCCATGCGACGCTTTATGCTCGACTGACCAAGGACTGCGACTTGCAGGCCCTGTTCGAGAACCGCTATCGCGGCGAGCGCTTCGTTGATGTGCTGCCCGCCGGCAGTCATCCTGAGACACGTTCGGTGCGTGCGTCGAACACCTGCCGGATCGCGGTCCATCGTCCGCAGGGCGGCGACACAGTCGTGGTCTTGTCGGTGATCGACAACCTGGT
- the rpsI gene encoding 30S ribosomal protein S9: MAFKVDYYYGTGRRKTAVARVFLRPGKGAFVVNDKPVDEFFSRETGRMVVRQPLELTEHVSTFDILVNVTGGGESGQAGAVRHGITRALIDYDATLKPALSKAGFVTRDAREVERKKVGFHKARRRKQFSKR; encoded by the coding sequence ATGGCATTCAAAGTTGATTATTACTATGGCACCGGCCGTCGCAAGACCGCGGTTGCCCGCGTGTTCCTGCGTCCGGGCAAGGGCGCTTTCGTCGTCAATGACAAGCCGGTGGACGAGTTCTTCTCGCGCGAAACGGGCCGCATGGTCGTCCGTCAGCCGCTCGAGCTGACCGAACACGTCAGCACCTTCGACATTCTCGTGAATGTCACCGGTGGTGGCGAATCGGGTCAGGCTGGTGCAGTGCGTCACGGCATCACCCGCGCGCTGATCGATTACGACGCGACGCTGAAGCCGGCGCTGAGCAAGGCTGGTTTCGTCACCCGCGATGCCCGTGAAGTCGAGCGTAAGAAGGTCGGCTTCCACAAGGCGCGTCGTCGCAAGCAGTTCTCGAAGCGCTGA
- the rplM gene encoding 50S ribosomal protein L13, with protein sequence MKTFSAKPHEVVRDWYVVDASDKVLGRLASEIARRLRGKHKPVFTPHVDTGDYIVVVNVEKLRVTGDKAQDKKYYRHSGYPGGIYETNFTKLQQRFPARVLEKAVKGMLPKGPLGYAMIKKLKCYAGAEHPHAAQQPKALDI encoded by the coding sequence ATGAAAACCTTTTCAGCCAAGCCGCATGAAGTCGTGCGCGACTGGTACGTTGTCGATGCCTCTGACAAGGTACTCGGGCGCCTCGCCAGTGAGATCGCACGCCGTCTGCGCGGCAAGCACAAGCCTGTCTTCACCCCGCACGTGGACACCGGTGACTACATCGTCGTCGTGAATGTCGAGAAGCTGCGTGTGACCGGTGACAAGGCGCAGGACAAGAAGTACTACCGCCATTCGGGTTACCCGGGCGGTATCTACGAAACCAATTTCACCAAGCTGCAGCAGCGCTTCCCGGCGCGCGTGCTTGAGAAGGCCGTCAAGGGCATGCTGCCCAAGGGTCCGCTCGGTTACGCGATGATCAAGAAGCTGAAGTGCTACGCCGGCGCAGAGCATCCGCACGCCGCGCAGCAGCCCAAGGCTCTGGACATCTGA
- a CDS encoding OsmC family protein yields the protein MDCVVKWVDNMSFLAETGSGHMINMDGAPEAGGRNLAARPMELLLAGTGGCTAFDVMLILKKSRQQVTGCEVALKADRASEDPKVFTRIGFHFKISGRGLKPEVVERAIHLSAEKYCSASIMIGKTAKMEHTWEIIETGA from the coding sequence ATGGACTGTGTGGTGAAGTGGGTGGACAACATGAGCTTCCTGGCCGAGACCGGCTCGGGACACATGATCAATATGGATGGCGCACCCGAAGCAGGCGGCCGCAACCTGGCGGCGCGCCCGATGGAACTGCTGCTGGCGGGCACCGGCGGCTGCACTGCATTCGACGTCATGCTCATCCTGAAGAAGAGCCGCCAGCAGGTCACCGGTTGCGAAGTTGCTCTGAAGGCGGATCGCGCGAGCGAAGACCCCAAGGTATTCACCCGCATCGGCTTTCATTTCAAGATCAGTGGTCGCGGCCTGAAACCCGAGGTGGTCGAGCGCGCGATTCACCTCTCGGCCGAGAAGTACTGCTCCGCGTCCATCATGATCGGCAAGACCGCGAAGATGGAACACACGTGGGAGATCATCGAAACCGGCGCCTGA
- the coq7 gene encoding 2-polyprenyl-3-methyl-6-methoxy-1,4-benzoquinone monooxygenase, with the protein MSMLDRLITELDRALRTLAAPARTGRPLPGGELPEAELDETQRSQVGALMRINHVGEICAQALYQGQALTCREPAVRDALRRAAVEETEHLSWTASRMAELGSRPSLLNPLWYGGALMMGVAAGLVGDKWNLGFLAETEKQVEAHLQGHLDRLPPADQKSWRILEQMRQDEREHAHTAERLGAAQLPAPVRLAMRAASRVMTGVAYYV; encoded by the coding sequence ATCTCCATGCTCGACCGCCTGATTACCGAACTTGATCGCGCTCTGCGCACACTGGCCGCGCCTGCGCGCACCGGACGGCCGCTGCCCGGCGGTGAGCTGCCTGAGGCCGAGCTCGACGAGACGCAGCGCAGTCAGGTCGGCGCGCTGATGCGCATCAACCACGTCGGTGAGATCTGCGCCCAGGCCCTCTACCAGGGGCAGGCCCTGACCTGCCGTGAGCCCGCCGTGCGCGACGCCCTGCGCCGTGCGGCTGTCGAGGAAACCGAGCACCTGAGCTGGACAGCTTCGCGCATGGCTGAACTGGGCAGCCGTCCCAGCCTGCTCAACCCGCTGTGGTACGGCGGCGCGCTGATGATGGGGGTTGCGGCCGGGCTGGTCGGCGACAAGTGGAATCTGGGCTTCCTTGCCGAAACCGAGAAGCAGGTCGAAGCACACCTGCAGGGGCACCTTGACCGCCTGCCGCCGGCCGACCAGAAATCCTGGCGGATACTGGAACAGATGCGCCAGGACGAGCGCGAACATGCGCACACGGCCGAGCGGCTCGGCGCTGCGCAACTCCCGGCGCCCGTCCGACTCGCGATGCGGGCCGCCTCCCGGGTCATGACCGGCGTCGCCTATTACGTCTGA
- a CDS encoding CNP1-like family protein: MPFFPVGRLLSGLIFLAGVSAVHAQITDWQKPEPFRGETVDPAAKVTEDDYEVPPLPEKVEWQEFYLNASTRNRYYIAREPLTVGKDGAIRYISRVVAPSGTENIAAEALRCGTGERRTYANLRSNREWAPTRGSRWLPIGGGNRLNSYPFMLYSDYMCADGFALQPKKVLEMLANSFNARTGTPLTGYR; this comes from the coding sequence ATGCCGTTTTTCCCCGTTGGCCGGTTGCTGTCCGGCCTCATCTTTCTTGCAGGTGTTTCCGCGGTCCATGCGCAGATCACCGACTGGCAGAAGCCTGAGCCCTTCCGTGGCGAAACCGTCGATCCGGCGGCCAAGGTGACCGAGGACGATTACGAAGTCCCTCCGCTGCCGGAGAAGGTCGAGTGGCAGGAGTTCTATCTGAATGCCTCGACGCGCAACCGCTACTACATCGCGCGCGAGCCGCTGACTGTCGGCAAGGACGGCGCCATCCGCTACATATCCCGCGTTGTCGCGCCAAGCGGGACCGAAAACATCGCGGCTGAGGCGCTGCGCTGCGGTACAGGTGAGCGCAGGACGTATGCAAACCTGCGTTCGAACCGTGAGTGGGCGCCGACGCGCGGCAGCCGTTGGCTTCCGATCGGCGGCGGAAACCGCCTGAATTCCTACCCCTTCATGCTGTATTCGGATTACATGTGCGCGGATGGCTTCGCACTGCAGCCGAAGAAGGTGCTCGAAATGCTGGCCAACAGTTTCAATGCACGCACCGGTACGCCGCTGACCGGCTATCGTTGA
- a CDS encoding DUF3501 family protein, with protein sequence MPAIARDSLMSLEQYARERPQFRARVIAHKRERTLHLGEHVTLLFEDELTVRYQVQEMLRIERTFEEAGILDELGAYNPLIPDGSNFKATMLIEYPDEQQRTQNLARLIGIEDTVWMQVDGFPPVSAIADEDLERENAVKTSAVHFLRFELTAEMKRALVEGAALSVGVDHPHYSAGVTPVPAALRTSLCADLVN encoded by the coding sequence ATGCCGGCAATCGCACGCGACAGTCTGATGAGCCTCGAGCAGTATGCGCGCGAGCGCCCGCAGTTCCGGGCCCGTGTGATCGCGCACAAGCGTGAGCGCACACTGCATCTTGGCGAGCACGTGACGTTGCTGTTCGAGGACGAACTGACCGTCCGCTATCAGGTGCAGGAAATGCTGCGGATCGAACGCACTTTCGAGGAGGCGGGCATTCTCGACGAACTGGGCGCTTACAATCCCCTCATCCCCGATGGCAGCAACTTCAAGGCCACGATGTTGATCGAGTATCCGGACGAGCAGCAGCGAACGCAGAACCTCGCCCGACTGATCGGCATCGAGGACACCGTGTGGATGCAGGTCGATGGATTCCCTCCAGTGTCCGCGATCGCCGACGAGGATCTTGAGCGCGAGAACGCGGTCAAGACCTCGGCGGTGCATTTTCTGCGCTTTGAACTGACTGCCGAAATGAAACGCGCGCTCGTCGAGGGCGCGGCCCTGTCGGTCGGCGTCGACCATCCGCACTACAGTGCGGGCGTTACGCCTGTGCCGGCGGCGCTGCGAACATCGCTGTGCGCTGACCTGGTGAACTGA
- a CDS encoding heterodisulfide reductase-related iron-sulfur binding cluster yields MTVREGSLEPPKRHPIDWKSAAYYDEAALMQELERTYDICHGCRRCVNLCTAFPKLFDLIDEGDSGEVDAIPKQRYWEVVDQCYLCDMCFMTKCPYVPPHQWNLDFPHLMLRAKAIKFRKGETRFRDRLLTSTDAIGKLAAIPVVAQTVNAVNGNGAARSLMQRVLGVHKDRQLPPYAPRRFRGIAEPADGFAVRDGQRTPGKVAVFSTCYINYNEPGIGVDLLKLLAHNEIPSVLVEKEACCGMPKLELGDLAQVEALKAINIPPLARLAREGWAILAPVPSCTLMFKQELPLMFPDDADVRAVADAMFDPFEYFVLRHKDGLLKSDFRRELGRVSYHIPCHSRVQNVGQKTREALQLVPGTQVSTVERCAGHDGTWGVKEEFFDQSMKIGRPVFRQMQGSDPDFVSSDCPIAGRHIMQGIADSQGGTRAQKAHPLTLLCIAYGLG; encoded by the coding sequence ATGACCGTTCGCGAAGGCAGTCTGGAGCCACCGAAGCGCCACCCGATAGACTGGAAGAGTGCCGCCTACTACGACGAGGCGGCGCTGATGCAGGAACTCGAACGCACGTACGACATCTGCCACGGCTGCCGCCGGTGCGTGAATCTATGCACCGCCTTCCCCAAGCTGTTCGACCTGATCGACGAAGGCGACAGCGGTGAAGTGGATGCGATTCCGAAGCAGCGGTACTGGGAGGTGGTGGACCAGTGCTATCTGTGCGACATGTGCTTCATGACCAAGTGTCCGTACGTGCCGCCGCATCAGTGGAATCTCGACTTCCCGCACCTCATGTTGCGCGCCAAGGCGATCAAGTTCAGGAAGGGCGAGACGCGCTTCCGCGACCGCCTGCTGACCAGCACCGATGCCATTGGCAAGCTCGCCGCCATTCCGGTAGTGGCGCAGACCGTCAATGCGGTGAACGGCAATGGTGCTGCGCGTTCGCTGATGCAGCGGGTGCTCGGCGTACACAAGGATCGCCAGCTGCCGCCTTACGCGCCGCGTCGCTTCCGCGGCATTGCCGAGCCGGCCGACGGTTTCGCCGTGCGCGACGGACAGCGCACGCCCGGAAAGGTGGCGGTGTTCTCGACTTGCTACATCAACTACAACGAACCGGGTATCGGCGTCGATCTGCTCAAGTTGCTGGCGCACAACGAAATCCCTTCCGTTCTGGTCGAGAAGGAAGCCTGCTGCGGCATGCCCAAGCTCGAACTGGGCGATCTGGCGCAGGTGGAGGCACTGAAGGCGATCAACATTCCGCCACTCGCACGCCTCGCGCGTGAAGGGTGGGCCATCCTGGCGCCGGTGCCGTCGTGCACGCTCATGTTCAAGCAGGAACTGCCGCTGATGTTTCCCGACGACGCCGATGTCCGTGCGGTGGCCGATGCGATGTTCGATCCGTTCGAGTACTTCGTGCTGCGGCATAAAGACGGGTTGCTGAAGAGCGATTTCAGGCGCGAACTCGGTCGCGTGTCCTATCACATCCCCTGCCACTCGCGCGTGCAGAACGTCGGCCAGAAAACGCGCGAAGCGCTGCAACTGGTGCCCGGTACGCAGGTCAGCACGGTCGAGCGCTGCGCGGGTCACGACGGCACCTGGGGCGTGAAAGAGGAGTTCTTCGATCAGTCGATGAAGATCGGCAGGCCGGTGTTCCGGCAGATGCAGGGCAGCGACCCTGACTTCGTCAGCTCGGACTGCCCGATCGCCGGCCGCCACATCATGCAGGGCATCGCCGACAGTCAGGGCGGCACGCGCGCGCAGAAGGCGCATCCGCTGACCTTGTTGTGCATTGCCTATGGACTGGGCTGA
- a CDS encoding rubrerythrin family protein — protein MQLKGSKTEDNLKCAFAGESQANRRYLYFAAKADVEGQNDVAAVFRSTAEGETGHAHGHLEYLEACGDPATGLPIGGTRDNLKASIAGETHEYTDMYPGMAKTARDEGFEEIADWFETLAKAERSHANRFQKALDGLLD, from the coding sequence ATGCAACTCAAGGGTTCGAAGACCGAGGACAATCTGAAGTGCGCGTTTGCCGGAGAGTCGCAGGCGAATCGCCGCTATCTGTACTTTGCGGCCAAGGCCGATGTCGAGGGACAGAACGACGTCGCCGCCGTCTTTCGTTCCACGGCCGAGGGCGAAACGGGTCACGCACACGGGCACCTGGAATATCTCGAAGCCTGTGGCGATCCCGCGACCGGTCTGCCGATCGGCGGTACGCGTGACAACCTGAAGGCGTCGATAGCCGGCGAGACGCACGAGTACACCGATATGTATCCGGGCATGGCCAAGACCGCTCGCGACGAGGGGTTTGAGGAAATTGCCGACTGGTTCGAGACGCTGGCCAAGGCCGAGCGCTCGCACGCCAATCGTTTCCAGAAGGCGCTCGACGGCTTGCTCGACTGA
- a CDS encoding RNA pyrophosphohydrolase: protein MLDREGYRPNVGIILINGRNEVFWGKRIGEHAWQFPQGGINHGESPEQAMYRELWEELGLRPQHVRIVGRTRDWLRYDVPRNWVRREWRSAYRGQKQIWYLLRMVGRDCDVCLRATDHPEFDAWRWSDYWIPLDSVIEFKRQVYQQALTELARLAFRPPRPRGAMRQPDGDDAGEHALPGPGALQDPLHSSS, encoded by the coding sequence ATGCTCGACCGGGAAGGGTACCGCCCGAACGTCGGCATCATTCTGATCAACGGGCGCAACGAGGTCTTCTGGGGCAAGCGCATAGGCGAGCACGCCTGGCAGTTTCCTCAGGGGGGCATCAACCACGGCGAATCGCCGGAGCAGGCGATGTATCGCGAGCTCTGGGAAGAGCTGGGGCTGCGTCCGCAGCATGTGCGCATCGTCGGTCGCACGCGCGACTGGCTGCGCTACGACGTGCCGCGCAATTGGGTGCGACGCGAATGGCGCAGCGCCTACCGCGGCCAGAAGCAGATCTGGTATCTGCTGCGCATGGTCGGTCGCGACTGCGATGTCTGCCTGCGCGCCACCGACCACCCGGAATTCGATGCCTGGCGCTGGAGCGACTACTGGATTCCGCTCGACTCGGTGATCGAGTTCAAGCGCCAGGTCTACCAGCAGGCGCTCACCGAACTTGCGCGCCTGGCTTTTCGTCCACCGCGTCCGCGTGGTGCGATGCGGCAGCCCGACGGCGACGACGCCGGCGAACACGCGCTTCCGGGCCCTGGTGCGCTGCAGGATCCGCTGCACTCGTCTTCCTGA
- a CDS encoding proline--tRNA ligase produces MYASKFFISTLKEAPSDAEVVSHKLMTRAGMIRKLAGGIYNYMPMGLRVIRKIEGIIRDEMNSAGAIELLMPLIQPAELWQETGRWDKMGPEMLRVKDRHDRDFIIQPTSEEVVTDIARAEIHSWRQLPKNFYHIQTKFRDERRPRFGVMRGREFTMKDAYSFDRDEEAAGRSYDIMFDAYMRIFRRLGLEFRAVAADTGAIGGSRSHEFQVIADTGEDLIAWCPDSDYAANIELAQATALIADRAAPIQTLEKAPTPGTVRCEDVATLLGLPLERTVKSIVLATDKEGKTELWLLMLRGDHELNEVKASKLAGLKDGFRFATEAEIVEHFGCKPGYLGPVGLKKPVHVIADLTVANMSDFVTGANEVDAHLTGVNWGRDLPEPEAVVDLRNVVEGDPSPDGKGRLSIQRGIEVGHVFFLGTKYSEAMNCTYLDETGKPRVMVMGCYGIGVTRLVGAAIEQNHDERGIIWPQSIAPFEVVICPVGWSKSEQVRATATQLYDELSEAGFDVILDDRDERPGVMFADWELIGVPHRITVGERGLKEGVIEYQNRRDAAAQKVAPDAVRALIGEPV; encoded by the coding sequence ATGTACGCCAGCAAATTCTTCATTTCCACGCTCAAGGAAGCCCCCTCGGACGCCGAGGTCGTGTCGCACAAGCTCATGACCCGCGCCGGCATGATCCGCAAGCTCGCCGGCGGCATTTACAACTACATGCCGATGGGGCTGCGGGTGATCCGCAAGATCGAGGGCATCATCCGCGACGAGATGAACAGCGCCGGCGCCATCGAACTGCTGATGCCGCTGATACAGCCGGCCGAGCTGTGGCAGGAAACCGGCCGCTGGGACAAGATGGGGCCGGAAATGCTGCGGGTGAAGGACAGGCACGACCGCGACTTCATCATCCAGCCGACGTCGGAAGAGGTGGTGACCGACATCGCTCGCGCCGAAATCCACAGCTGGCGCCAGTTGCCGAAGAATTTCTATCACATCCAGACCAAGTTCCGCGACGAACGCCGGCCGCGCTTCGGCGTGATGCGCGGCCGCGAATTCACGATGAAGGACGCCTACTCCTTCGACCGTGACGAAGAAGCCGCCGGCCGCAGCTACGACATCATGTTCGACGCCTACATGCGCATCTTCCGTCGCCTGGGCCTCGAATTCCGCGCCGTCGCCGCCGACACCGGCGCCATCGGCGGCTCGCGCAGTCACGAATTCCAGGTGATCGCCGACACCGGCGAGGACCTGATCGCCTGGTGCCCGGATTCCGACTACGCCGCCAACATCGAACTGGCGCAGGCAACCGCGCTGATCGCCGACCGCGCAGCGCCGATCCAGACGCTGGAAAAGGCCCCCACACCGGGCACCGTGCGCTGCGAGGACGTCGCCACACTGCTCGGCCTGCCGCTCGAACGCACGGTCAAGTCGATCGTGCTGGCGACCGATAAGGAAGGCAAGACCGAGCTGTGGCTGCTGATGCTGCGCGGCGATCACGAACTGAACGAGGTGAAGGCGTCGAAGCTGGCCGGCCTGAAGGACGGCTTCCGTTTCGCGACCGAAGCCGAGATCGTCGAGCATTTCGGCTGCAAGCCGGGCTATCTGGGTCCGGTCGGACTGAAGAAGCCGGTACACGTAATCGCCGACCTGACGGTGGCCAACATGAGCGATTTCGTCACCGGCGCGAACGAGGTGGACGCCCACCTGACCGGCGTGAACTGGGGACGCGACCTGCCGGAGCCCGAGGCCGTCGTCGATCTGCGCAACGTGGTCGAGGGCGACCCGTCGCCGGACGGCAAGGGCCGGCTGTCGATACAGCGCGGCATCGAGGTCGGTCACGTGTTCTTCCTCGGCACCAAATATTCGGAAGCGATGAACTGCACCTATCTCGACGAAACCGGCAAACCGCGCGTCATGGTCATGGGCTGTTACGGCATTGGCGTGACCCGTCTGGTCGGCGCCGCCATCGAGCAGAACCACGACGAGCGCGGCATCATCTGGCCGCAGTCCATCGCGCCCTTCGAAGTGGTCATCTGCCCGGTCGGCTGGAGCAAGTCGGAACAGGTGCGCGCGACCGCCACTCAGCTGTACGACGAACTGAGCGAAGCCGGCTTTGACGTCATCCTCGATGACCGCGACGAGCGTCCGGGTGTCATGTTCGCCGACTGGGAACTGATCGGCGTGCCGCACCGGATCACGGTCGGCGAGCGCGGCCTGAAGGAAGGCGTGATCGAGTACCAGAACCGGCGCGACGCGGCGGCGCAGAAGGTGGCGCCGGATGCCGTGCGCGCGCTGATCGGCGAGCCGGTCTGA
- a CDS encoding lytic transglycosylase domain-containing protein, producing the protein MKRLAATFVLTLALTAGGARASQQYEPLADSVRAALHLAISDRAAPDLPAFSSPQKQLWLGTMSERLAKRMPDEAGRMEFLKTVHYEATRAGLDPQLVLGLIQVESGFRKYAVSSAGARGYMQVMPFWVKLIGSEESNLFHLRTNLRFGCTILRHYLDIEKGNLFRALGRYNGSLGKAEYPNMVRGAWERHWSWPAITSASNP; encoded by the coding sequence ATGAAGCGGCTGGCTGCGACCTTCGTGCTGACGCTGGCCCTGACGGCCGGCGGCGCGCGCGCGTCGCAGCAGTACGAACCGCTGGCCGACAGCGTGCGCGCGGCGCTGCATCTGGCCATCAGCGACCGCGCGGCCCCCGACCTGCCGGCGTTCTCATCGCCACAGAAGCAGTTGTGGCTCGGCACGATGTCGGAGCGACTGGCCAAGCGCATGCCGGACGAGGCCGGGCGCATGGAATTCCTGAAGACGGTGCATTACGAAGCCACGCGCGCCGGCCTGGACCCGCAACTGGTGCTGGGCCTGATCCAGGTCGAGAGCGGTTTCCGCAAGTACGCGGTATCCAGCGCGGGAGCGCGCGGCTACATGCAGGTGATGCCGTTCTGGGTGAAGCTGATCGGCAGCGAAGAAAGCAATCTTTTCCATCTGCGCACCAATCTGCGCTTCGGCTGCACCATCCTCCGTCACTATCTCGACATCGAGAAGGGCAACCTCTTCCGCGCGCTCGGCCGCTACAACGGCAGCCTGGGCAAGGCGGAGTATCCGAACATGGTGCGCGGCGCCTGGGAACGCCACTGGTCGTGGCCAGCCATCACGTCGGCCAGTAATCCCTGA
- a CDS encoding response regulator transcription factor produces the protein MARPLVCVVDDDAAMRRALCQALTGVDADVQGFSGAGVLLQDREALGRAACVLLNASLRGISGLDLQSSLRVVGNRAPVIFVSGPCDVTVAVRALRAGALDFMLMPIEAAVLRLRVTEALVRASSADARRQRVQQVADALANLTAREREVLDRVVRGLPNTGIAAELGISAKTVEQHRARVMDKMRAGSLAELVARVTEWRVLSESV, from the coding sequence ATGGCGCGTCCGCTGGTCTGCGTGGTCGACGACGACGCCGCGATGCGGCGGGCGCTGTGTCAGGCGCTGACCGGGGTCGATGCGGACGTGCAGGGGTTTTCCGGCGCCGGCGTGCTGCTGCAGGACCGCGAGGCGCTGGGGCGCGCCGCCTGCGTGCTGCTGAACGCGTCGCTGCGCGGCATCAGCGGACTCGATCTGCAGTCCAGCCTGCGCGTGGTCGGCAATCGGGCGCCGGTGATCTTCGTGTCCGGCCCGTGCGACGTGACCGTTGCGGTACGTGCCTTGCGGGCCGGCGCACTCGATTTCATGCTGATGCCGATCGAAGCGGCTGTGCTGCGCTTGCGGGTCACCGAGGCGCTGGTCCGCGCGAGTTCGGCGGACGCGCGGCGTCAGCGCGTGCAGCAGGTCGCCGACGCCCTGGCGAACCTCACCGCACGTGAGCGCGAGGTGCTCGATCGCGTCGTGCGCGGGCTGCCGAACACAGGCATCGCCGCCGAACTGGGCATCAGTGCGAAGACGGTGGAGCAGCACCGCGCCCGCGTGATGGACAAGATGCGCGCCGGGTCGCTGGCCGAGCTGGTCGCGCGCGTGACCGAATGGCGGGTGCTGTCCGAGTCGGTCTGA